The Actinotalea sp. JY-7876 sequence GATGCGGCCCGCCTCCGGCATGTCGCCCAGGTCGCTCAGGGCGCCGCGCTCGACGTAGCGCGAGACCTCGAAGTTGTAGTTGAGGCACCCGATGTCGGGCGGGCTCTCGCGGACGAACGAGCCGGCGAGGTTCGACGTCGCGTCGTGGCGCACGCGGACGCGGGACTGCGACTGGTGGAACTGCTCGATGAGCTCGTCGAAGTAGCCGATGACCTCCGGCTTGGACTGGTAGAAGACGATCTCCGTGACGCCGCGCGACGACGCCGGCGCGCACGAGGCCAGGGCCGCGGTGGCGCCGGCGAGACCGAGGCCGTGCAGGAAGGTCCGGCGGCTGAGCCCCCTCGAGCCGAGGCGCTGCGGTGAGGACACGTCGTCGTCTCCCTCGTCGGCAGCCCTGCGACGGTGCGGGGCGGCTGGCGGGCGCCGTCGTCCCGGCGGCCCTTGATCGACGGTACGCCGACCGGCCGGAACCGCATCCGCAGCCGTCGTCCGGACCGGCTCAGGCGAGCTCGACCGCCTCGCCCGGGGTGAGCAGCACGCCGCGGACCGCATCGGCCCCGCCGTCGTCGGCGTCCGCCAGGGCGTGCAGGAACCACTCCCCCGGCATCCGCAGGCGCGTGCGCATCGGGCGCGCCATGCCGGACATGCGCAGCGTCCCCCAGTGCACCGGGATGGCGACCCGGGCGCCGACCGTACGGGCTGCCGCGGCGGCCCGCACGGGGTCCAGGTGTCCCGGGCCGAGGCGCGGGCCCCACCCCCAGACCGGCACCACCGCCACGTCGACGACGCCACGGACCGCCATCGCGGGGATGCGCGCCATCCCGGCGAAGGTTCCGGTGTCGCCGGCCAGCCAGACGGTCAGGTCGGGGCTCTCGACAAGGTGCCCGACGGCGGCCGCGGTCGGCCCGAAGGGCTCGCGCCGCCCGCCGTGGTCCGCCGGCACGGCCGTGACGACCAGGCCGCCGACCTGGTGCCGCTGCCCGACCGCCAGCTCGGTCACGTGCTCGACCCCGCGCCCGGTGAGCCACCGCCCGGCGCCGACCGGGGCGAGCACGACGGCGGCACGCATGGCGCGCAGGGTGGGGACGTCGCAGTGGTCGTGGTGCAGGTGCGACAGGACGACGGCGTCGGGCGCCGTGCGCGACCACTCCTCGGGCCCCGCGGTGCCCGGCCCCCGCACGACGCGCAGCACCCCGGCCCGCCGCCGCAGGAGCGGGTCGGCGACCACCCGGGCGCCCGCCAGGTCCAGGACGACCGTCGAGTGCCCCAGCCACGTCAGGCGCATCCCTACCCCACCTCGTTCCCCGTCGTGCGGAGCCCGGCCGCCTCGAGCCAGCGCACGAGCTGGCGGTGGACGGCCTCGGCGCCGTGCAGCTCGCCGTCGTCGCGCGGCTCGAGCAGGTCCTGCGCCAGCGGCCACCGCGCGGGGTGCAGCAGGACGGCGTGGTTCTGGTCCCCGCCGAGGCCGCCGTGCGAGCCGACCAGCTCCTCGAAGGCGTGGACCTCGGCGGTCAGCGGGTCCACCGTCGAGTGCACGAGGACGTCGGGGGCCTCGTCCATCGACGCCACCCGCAGCAGGTCGCGCCGGGCGTGCGGGCCGAGGCCTGCCAGCGGGTCGGTGCCCGTCACGGTGCCGTCCCGCAGGACGTGGACGCCCGCCGCCGACAGCGCGAGCGGCCCACGTGGGCTGCGCACGACGAGGAGACCGACGCCGGGCTGGTCGAGGAGCCCCGGCACGAGCGCGGGGAAGCGCGCGCGGATCTCGTCGAGGTCCCATCGGCGCGCCGCGGGGAACCAGACCAGGCCCAGGCAGCCGGACGCGGCGACGACGAGGTCGAGCGGCCCCTCGTGCCCGCCGTCCGCGTCGTGCCCCGGCCGGTCCGTCGCGCCCCCGCCGGAGCGGCGGGCGTGCCGGTCGGCCAGTGACCGGGTGACCGCCGAGGCCGAGAGCACGTCGGCCAGCAGGGTGTTCAGCTGCCCCCAGCCCTCCACGTCACCCGTCGCGGCGACCGCGTCGGACTCGGCGACCGCCGTGAGCGAGCGCACCACGTCCTCCAGCGAGCGTCCGGCGAGCTGGCGGAACGTGGCGCCCTGCGACTGGCCGTGGTCGGACAGCACGACGAACCGGTAGTCGCGCGCCGCCGCCGGCAGGATCTCCTCCAGCGTCCCGAGCACCCGGTCGATGCCGGCGAGCGAGTCCAGCGACTCGCGTCGGGCCGGACCAGCGTGGTGCGCGATCTCGTCGTAGTCGACGAAGTTCACGTACACGACCGGCGCGCCCCGGACCATCTCCTCGGCGACGAGCGCGACGGTCAGGTGACGGACCATCGCGTTCGTCAGCCCGCGCAGCAGGACGTAGTCCCAGCCGCGGCGCGTGCGAGGGACGATGCCGCGGACCCGCTGCTGCCGCGCCTGGTAGAGCTCCTTGACCATCTCCCCGACCGTCGTCAGGGTCGCCCGGGCGAAGACGAACGGGCTCGCGAAGAAGCGCAGGTACGCCCCACCCGGGCCGAGGCCGCGCGGCCGCCCCGCCCGGCTCATCACCAGCAGGCTCGTGGGCGCGTCCCCCGTGAACAGGTTGCCGATGCTCACGCCGCCGTCGGCCAGCAGGCCCCGCCCGTCGGACAGGCGCTCCTCGATGAGCGCCGCGTCCGCCGGCCGGTTCGCGACGAGCAGCCGCCCCGCCCGCCGGTCGAACCAGCGGAAGGCCGGGATGCCCCGGTTGGTGCCGTGGAGCAGCCCGGCCTGGCTCGCGGGGGTCGTCGACGGCACGGCCGCCCACCACCGGCGCAGCACGTGGTCGCCGGAGCGGACCCACCGCGCCAGGGTGGGCAGGTCCCCGGACAGCACGCCCTGACGCAGCAGCGGGTAGGCCAGCCCGTCGACCTGCACGACGACGACCCCGGCCGGCCGCGCGGCCCCGGACGGCCGCGGAGCCCGGGAGCGCCGGCGGGCGCGCGCCACGAGGTCGGCGACGACGTACTCGTTGTCGCTGGCCGCCGTGAGCCAGCGCCCCACCGCCCCGAGCAGCGCGACGGTGACCAGCGTCCCGACGGCCGTGCCCACGCTGATGGCATCGCCCGTGACCAGCCGCAGGGCGAGCAGGACGGACGCCACCTGGACGGCGAGCCCCAGGAGCAGCGCGACGCTCGCTCCCCCGAGGCGCGCCAGCGGCCGCAGCACGGGACGGACGAGGGCGTCGACGAGCGCGACGACGCCGGCGGCGAGCAGCGCCCGCGCCAGCCCCAGGTCCAGGTCGTCCCACAGCGCGGCGGCGATCAGCAGGGCCACGGCCGTCGAGGCGAGCGACGCGACGGCCGAGGACAGGTCGCTCCCGCGGAGACCACGACGGCGTCGCCCGGGCTCGAGCATGGTGCCACCTCCTGGTCCGAGTCCGTCGGGGCACCGTGGCGGTCAGCCCCAGCCTGCCAGGGCACGCATGGTCCGCATCCCGAGCCCGGGACGGCCGTCCGGACCCGCGGGCGCCGCCCACGGCTGTCCGAGGGTTGACACGGCGGTGTGACACGGATCACACTCGAATGGTTGCTTAATCGGTTTAGCACGAGAAGGGTGACGATGGTGCGACGCGTCGGCATCAAGGACGTCGCACTCCACGCAGGGGTGTCCGCGGCCACCGTCTCGCTCGTCCTGAACGGCCGGGCGACGACCCGCATCCCCGCGACCACGCAGGACCGCGTGCGCGACGCCGCGCAGCACCTGGGGTACGCGCCGAACACCCTCGCCCGAGGGCTGCGCACGCGACGCACCCACACGATCGGCTTCCTCTCCGACCGCATCGCCACCACCCCGTACGCGGTGCGCATGATCGAGGCGGCCCAGGACGCGGCCCGCGAGAACGGGCACCTGCTGTTCCTCGTCAGCACGGGCGGCGACGCCACCGCCGAGCAGGACGCCGTGGAGACGCTGCGCGCCCACCAGGTCGACGGCTTCGTCTACGCCTGCATGTGGCACCGGGCCGTCACCGCCCCGCCCTGGATCCCCCGCGGGACCGTCTTCCTCGATGCCCGACCGGTCGAGGGCGGCTTTGCCGCGGTCGTCCCGGACGACCGCGGGGGCGCGGCCGCTGCGGTCCAGGAGCTCGTCGATGCGGGACACGTCCGGATCGCCTACCTCGACATCGACGAGGACCCGCTCCCCCTCGCGTCCGAGCTCCGGCTCGAGGGATACCTCGACGTGCTCACCCGGGCGGGGATCACGCCGGACCCCGCGCTGCACGTCCGGGGCACGTCGGACGCGGCCGGTGGCCGGGAGGCGGCGGACCGCCTGCTCGCCCTGCCCCCGGCCCGGCGCCCGACCGCGCTCTTCTGCTTCAACGACCGGCTGGCCATGGGCGCGTACGCCGCGGCGCGCCACCACGGCCTGGCCGTACCCGCAGACCTGTCGGTCGTCGGCTACGACGACCAGCAGCTCATCGCCGCGGAGCTGGACCCGCCCCTGACCACCGTCGCCCTTCCTCACCACGAGATGGGCCGGTGGGCGGTGGAGGTGCTGCTCGGCGTGCGAGACAGACCCGCGGACGGGGACGGCGTCGTCCTGATGCCGTGCCCGCTCATCCGTCGGGAATCGGTAGGCCCGCCGCCGGCCCGGTGACCGGGCCGACGGCGGGCGTGACACCACCCGAACGGGCGCCGGCCGGCGTCCGTCGAGCGGGGGATCTCGACCTTGCCCGTCGAGGTCCCCATGAAGGGAATCACGATGAGTCGCAAGTCCTTCACGGGGATGCTAGCCATCACCGCCGCCTCGGCCACCGCGCTGGCCGCATGCGGACAGGCAGGCCAGTCCGACGGCGGCGGTGACGGCGACGGCGGCACCACCGAGCTGACCATGTGGACCCACTCGGCCGGGAACCCGGCCGAGCTGGCCATCTACGAGCAGATCATCGGCGACTACAACGAGTCGCAGGACCGGTACGAGGTCGTCGTCGAGTCGTTCCCCCAGGGTGCGTACAACGACGCGGTCGTCGCGGGAGCCGCGGCCGGGGACCTGCCGTGCCTGCTCGACATGGACGGGCCGATCGTGCCCAACTGGGCGTGGGCCGGCTACATCCAGCCGCTCGACCTGGACCCCGCGATCACGGACGCGCTGCTGCCGACGGCGGTGGGTGAGTACCAGGACGAGGTCTACTCGGCGGGCTACTGGGACGCGGCGCTGTCCGTCTTCGCGCGCGGGTCGGTGCTGGAGGAGAACGGGATCCGCGTCCCGACCGTCGAGGAGCCGTGGACGCGGGAGGAGTTCGACGCCGCGCTCACCACGCTCCAGGGCGCGGGCTACGCCACCCCCCTCGACATCGGCGCGGAGGACGCCGGCGAGTGGTGGTCCTACGCCTACTCGCCGATGCTCCAGAGCGCCGGCGGAGACCTCATCGACCGCGAGTCGATGCTCACCGCCGAGGGTGCGCTCAACGGGCCCGAAGCCGTCGAGTTCTTCGAGTGGTTCCAGGGCCTCTTCGAGCGCGGCCTCGCGAGCAACGCCGGGACGATCGGCAACGAGGAGTTCAACAACGACGAGGTCGCCCTGAGCTACACGGGCGTGTGGAACGCGCTGGACTCGCTCGAGACGGTGGGTGAGGACCTGCTCATCCTCCCGCCGCCGGACCTCGGCGAGGGGCCGAAGATCGGCGGAGCGTCCTGGCAGTGGGGCATCTCGGCCGAGTGCGAGGCGAGCGAGGGGGCACGCGAGTACCTCGAGTTCAGCTTCGACCCGCAGTACATCGCCGCCTTCGCGGACGGCCAGGTGGTCATCCCCGCGACGGCCGAGGCCGAGGAGCTCTCCGAGATGTTCGGCGAGGGGGACCCGCTGCAGCCCTTCGTCGAGCTGTCCCAGCAGCTCGCGCTCGAGCGACCGCCCACACCGGCGTACCCGATCATCTCGAGCGTCTTCGAGCGGGCCGGCAAGGACATCATGAACGGCGCCGACGTCCAGGAGACGCTCGACCAGGCCGTCCAGGAGATCGACACCAACATCGAGTCCAACGACGGCTACGGCTTCTGAGCCGACCGTCCTGAACGGCGGTCGGGGCGGCGCGCCCCGGCCGGGCCGTGGCGACCGTGGCCGCGACCCGACGACGCGCCGCCCCGCCGAGCCGCCGGATCGGATGTCACCATGACTCTCCCCGCTCAGCAGATCACCCCGCACGCGCTGCCGGACGAGGCGGTCACCCAGGCGCTCACCGGCCGCAACCGCCGTCGCGCGCGCGCCGCCCGTCAGGGTCACCGCTCGGCCTACTGGATGGTCGCCCCGGCGACCCTCCTGCTCCTCCTCTTCCTGGTCGTGCCCGTGCTGCTCGCCTTCGGGCTCAGCTTCACGAACGCCCGGCTGATCTCGCCCAACCCGCCACGCTTCGTCGGCGGCGACAACTTCGTCCGGGCGTTCACGCAGGACCCGACGTTCCTCCGCTCGCTGGTCAACACCTTCATCTTCGCCGTCGTGGTGGTGCCCGTGCAGTCGGCGCTGGCGCTGGGGATGGCCGTCCTGGTCAACCGCAAGCTCCGTGGCGTGACGCTGTTCCGGATCATCTACTTCATCCCCGTGGTCACGTCGATCGTCGTGATCTCCGTGCTCTGGGAGTTCATGTACCAGCGCGACGGCCTCATCAACGCGCTGCTCTCGCGCGTGAGCGGCGGCGCCCTGGAGGGCGCCGACTGGCTCAACGACACCCGCACCGCACTCGGCGCGATCATCGTGCTCTCCATCTGGCAGGCCGTCGGCTTTCACATGATCATCTGGCTCTCCGGGCTGCAGACGATCCCCGAGGAGCTCTACGAGGCCGCCCGCATGGACGGCGCCAACGGGTGGCAGCAGTTCCGCAGCGTCACGTGGCCCGGCCTGCGCTCGACCATGGTCTTCATCCTCGTGACGATCACGATCCAGGCGCTCGGCCTGTTCGCCCAGATCGACGTCATGACCCAGGGCGGTCCCCTCGACACGACGACGACGCTCGTCTACCACGCGGTGCAGCAGGGCTACCGGCGCCAGGAGACCGGCTACGGCGCGGCGATCTCGTTGATCTTCTTCGTGATCGTGCTCGTCATCGCACTCGTCCAGCGCTGGCTCACCCGGGAGAAGGACTGACATGACCACGCACCGCACGTCGGCCTCACGCCGGCTCCTCAGCTACCTCCCGATGGTCCTGCTGGCCGTCTTCTTCCTCTTCCCGCTCGTGTTCATGCTGGTCTCCAGCCTCAAGCCGGACGCGCAGATCCTCTCCGACATCGACTCGCCGCAGGCCTTCCTGCCGACCGGGGACATCAGCCTGGCGAACTACGCGGGCGTCTTCGAGCGCGTCCCGGTGGCCCGGTTCCTCGCGAACTCGGTCCTCGTGACGGTCCTGATCGTCGGCCTGGGCCTCGTCGTCAACAGCATGGCGGGGTTCGCGCTGTCCCGGCTCGAGTGGAGCGGCCGCAAGCTCGTCCTGATCCTGATCATCGCGACGCTGATCGTGCCCTTCGAGACGATCGCCATCCCGCTCGTCTACTGGGTCTCGAAGCTGCCGACCATCGTGTTCGAGAACGGCCTGCCGATGTACGACTTCGGCTGGCTGAACTCCTACCACGTGCAGATCGTGCCGTTCATCGCCAACGCGTTCTCGATCTTCCTGTTCACGCAGTACTTCTCCACCATCCCGCCGTCCCTCGACGAGGCGGCGCGCATCGACGGCGCCGGCTGGTTCACCATCTACCGGCGGATCATCGTCCCGCTCTCCGGTCCCGCCTTCGCGACCGTCGCGATCCTCACCTTCCTGCCGGCGTGGAACCAGTACCTGTGGCCGCTCATGGTCGTCCAGCAGGAGGAGCTGCGGCCGGTCATGGTGGGGGTGCAGTACTTCTTCCAGATCAACCCGGCCTGGGGCGAGGTGATGGCCTACACCTCGCTCATCACCCTGCCGGTGCTCGTGATGTTCCTCGCCTTCCAGCGGGCGTTCGTCAGCAGCATCGCCTCCAGCGGTGTGAAGGGCTGAGCCGTGGCGCTCCGGCTCCCCGACCACTGGGTGTGGGACAGCTGGCAGACGCACGACGGGGGGTACCACCACCTGTTCTTCCTGCGTGCCAGCCGGGCCCTGCACGACCCGGACCGACGCCACCTGCGTGCGTCGATCGGCCACGCCCGGTCCACGGACCTGCGCACGTGGGAGCTGGTGCCGGACGCGCTCGTCGCGGCCGACTCCCCCGCGTGGGACGACCAGGCCACGTGGACCGGATCGGTGGTCCGGGCGCCGGACGGCTCCTGGCGCCTGTTCTACACGGGCGTGAGCCGGGCCGACGGCGGGGTGGTCCAGCGCATCGGCGCGGCCCGGTCGCAGGACCTGGTGACCTGGCACCGCGTCCCGGGTCCGCTCACCGAGGCCGACGGACGCTGGTACGAGAAGTACGACGGCGAGGCCTGGTTCGACGAGGCGTGGCGGGACCCCTGGGTCCTGGCGGACCCGGACGGCGACGGCTGGCACATGCTCGTCACGGCCCGGGCGCGCGCCGGGCCACCGGCGGGCCGCAGCGTCATCGGGCACGCGACGAGCCCGGACCTGGACACGTGGACCGTGCGGCCGCCGCTGTCGGAACCCGCGGGGTTCGGCCAGCTCGAGGTCCCCCAGGTGGTCGAGGTGGACGGCATGGCGTTCCTGCTCTTCTGCTGCTGGCCCGCGCACATGGCCCCCGAGCGCCGGGCCACCTGGCCGGGCGGCGGGATGTGGTGCGCCCCGGGCAGGAGCCTGCTCGGGCCGTGGGACCTGGACCGTGCGCGGACGTTCGACCACCCCAGCCTCTACGCGGCGCGC is a genomic window containing:
- a CDS encoding carbohydrate ABC transporter permease encodes the protein MTTHRTSASRRLLSYLPMVLLAVFFLFPLVFMLVSSLKPDAQILSDIDSPQAFLPTGDISLANYAGVFERVPVARFLANSVLVTVLIVGLGLVVNSMAGFALSRLEWSGRKLVLILIIATLIVPFETIAIPLVYWVSKLPTIVFENGLPMYDFGWLNSYHVQIVPFIANAFSIFLFTQYFSTIPPSLDEAARIDGAGWFTIYRRIIVPLSGPAFATVAILTFLPAWNQYLWPLMVVQQEELRPVMVGVQYFFQINPAWGEVMAYTSLITLPVLVMFLAFQRAFVSSIASSGVKG
- a CDS encoding MBL fold metallo-hydrolase; its protein translation is MRLTWLGHSTVVLDLAGARVVADPLLRRRAGVLRVVRGPGTAGPEEWSRTAPDAVVLSHLHHDHCDVPTLRAMRAAVVLAPVGAGRWLTGRGVEHVTELAVGQRHQVGGLVVTAVPADHGGRREPFGPTAAAVGHLVESPDLTVWLAGDTGTFAGMARIPAMAVRGVVDVAVVPVWGWGPRLGPGHLDPVRAAAAARTVGARVAIPVHWGTLRMSGMARPMRTRLRMPGEWFLHALADADDGGADAVRGVLLTPGEAVELA
- a CDS encoding LacI family DNA-binding transcriptional regulator yields the protein MVRRVGIKDVALHAGVSAATVSLVLNGRATTRIPATTQDRVRDAAQHLGYAPNTLARGLRTRRTHTIGFLSDRIATTPYAVRMIEAAQDAARENGHLLFLVSTGGDATAEQDAVETLRAHQVDGFVYACMWHRAVTAPPWIPRGTVFLDARPVEGGFAAVVPDDRGGAAAAVQELVDAGHVRIAYLDIDEDPLPLASELRLEGYLDVLTRAGITPDPALHVRGTSDAAGGREAADRLLALPPARRPTALFCFNDRLAMGAYAAARHHGLAVPADLSVVGYDDQQLIAAELDPPLTTVALPHHEMGRWAVEVLLGVRDRPADGDGVVLMPCPLIRRESVGPPPAR
- a CDS encoding carbohydrate ABC transporter permease — protein: MTLPAQQITPHALPDEAVTQALTGRNRRRARAARQGHRSAYWMVAPATLLLLLFLVVPVLLAFGLSFTNARLISPNPPRFVGGDNFVRAFTQDPTFLRSLVNTFIFAVVVVPVQSALALGMAVLVNRKLRGVTLFRIIYFIPVVTSIVVISVLWEFMYQRDGLINALLSRVSGGALEGADWLNDTRTALGAIIVLSIWQAVGFHMIIWLSGLQTIPEELYEAARMDGANGWQQFRSVTWPGLRSTMVFILVTITIQALGLFAQIDVMTQGGPLDTTTTLVYHAVQQGYRRQETGYGAAISLIFFVIVLVIALVQRWLTREKD
- a CDS encoding extracellular solute-binding protein; translation: MSRKSFTGMLAITAASATALAACGQAGQSDGGGDGDGGTTELTMWTHSAGNPAELAIYEQIIGDYNESQDRYEVVVESFPQGAYNDAVVAGAAAGDLPCLLDMDGPIVPNWAWAGYIQPLDLDPAITDALLPTAVGEYQDEVYSAGYWDAALSVFARGSVLEENGIRVPTVEEPWTREEFDAALTTLQGAGYATPLDIGAEDAGEWWSYAYSPMLQSAGGDLIDRESMLTAEGALNGPEAVEFFEWFQGLFERGLASNAGTIGNEEFNNDEVALSYTGVWNALDSLETVGEDLLILPPPDLGEGPKIGGASWQWGISAECEASEGAREYLEFSFDPQYIAAFADGQVVIPATAEAEELSEMFGEGDPLQPFVELSQQLALERPPTPAYPIISSVFERAGKDIMNGADVQETLDQAVQEIDTNIESNDGYGF
- a CDS encoding alkaline phosphatase family protein, which produces MLEPGRRRRGLRGSDLSSAVASLASTAVALLIAAALWDDLDLGLARALLAAGVVALVDALVRPVLRPLARLGGASVALLLGLAVQVASVLLALRLVTGDAISVGTAVGTLVTVALLGAVGRWLTAASDNEYVVADLVARARRRSRAPRPSGAARPAGVVVVQVDGLAYPLLRQGVLSGDLPTLARWVRSGDHVLRRWWAAVPSTTPASQAGLLHGTNRGIPAFRWFDRRAGRLLVANRPADAALIEERLSDGRGLLADGGVSIGNLFTGDAPTSLLVMSRAGRPRGLGPGGAYLRFFASPFVFARATLTTVGEMVKELYQARQQRVRGIVPRTRRGWDYVLLRGLTNAMVRHLTVALVAEEMVRGAPVVYVNFVDYDEIAHHAGPARRESLDSLAGIDRVLGTLEEILPAAARDYRFVVLSDHGQSQGATFRQLAGRSLEDVVRSLTAVAESDAVAATGDVEGWGQLNTLLADVLSASAVTRSLADRHARRSGGGATDRPGHDADGGHEGPLDLVVAASGCLGLVWFPAARRWDLDEIRARFPALVPGLLDQPGVGLLVVRSPRGPLALSAAGVHVLRDGTVTGTDPLAGLGPHARRDLLRVASMDEAPDVLVHSTVDPLTAEVHAFEELVGSHGGLGGDQNHAVLLHPARWPLAQDLLEPRDDGELHGAEAVHRQLVRWLEAAGLRTTGNEVG
- a CDS encoding glycoside hydrolase family 68 protein; translated protein: MALRLPDHWVWDSWQTHDGGYHHLFFLRASRALHDPDRRHLRASIGHARSTDLRTWELVPDALVAADSPAWDDQATWTGSVVRAPDGSWRLFYTGVSRADGGVVQRIGAARSQDLVTWHRVPGPLTEADGRWYEKYDGEAWFDEAWRDPWVLADPDGDGWHMLVTARARAGPPAGRSVIGHATSPDLDTWTVRPPLSEPAGFGQLEVPQVVEVDGMAFLLFCCWPAHMAPERRATWPGGGMWCAPGRSLLGPWDLDRARTFDHPSLYAARLVRDGPGWALIGFRDLEDGRFVGEITDPLPVVRDGDTLRLA